The following are encoded in a window of Gasterosteus aculeatus chromosome 5, fGasAcu3.hap1.1, whole genome shotgun sequence genomic DNA:
- the LOC120818852 gene encoding NADPH oxidase organizer 1 isoform X1: MSGERRFVFSARVIGAVHRDSPKLRVFMISVLWSDKAEVIVYRSFSDFKKLHKQLKKRFQPVNTLKKNERVIPKFRGQARRNSLQQKASQRCVQRMKFLETYCHKLLKCDHAVTQSSEATHFFLPNDHDLQADFTKNSIVMLLSDDVPDGAAVRRQHAASVTHPFVSQTHRCVAAYETKDTNNRPFKVAVDQELEVLIKDPAGWWLVEDEDKHLAWFPAPYLELWDQEGGGDDDDGDDGDDDVFPLAGALYCAVRSYSTKEEDEVSVPIGSVVEVLRKTDDGWWFISFNGKAGYIPSMHLQPYNNPRAGLYSLQRKLHGSTLNLATSRDLRPPRPAGVHPRPYSAGQPGRGPSEPGPLRKARSLDILSEAQSQSITVRDDSTSDGRARCMSSTVTDTSFSNSPSSSRSRDKDPRESPTGGPAASLQPGDGGSSGPISVLSGRRGSSTSSSSDRSSTSSDRSSTSSDRSSTSSYTSGSASSSGGETPSAAPRVPPRPKTEEILTRCSTMTRRAAMASRSRLQIQPESIYSR; encoded by the exons ATGTCCGGGGAAAGACGCTTCGTGTTCAGTGCCCGAGTGATCGGAGCCGTCCACAGGGACTCACCCAAGCTGAGG gtGTTCATGATATCGGTGTTGTGGTCCGACAAGGCTGAAGTTATTGTCTACAGGTCCTTCAGCGATTTCAAGAAACTTCAC AAGCAGCTGAAAAAGAGATTTCAACCCGTGAAcactttaaagaaaaacgaAAGAGTGATCCCCAAATTTAGAG GCCAGGCCAGGAGGAACAGCCTCCAGCAGAAAGCATCACAGCGATGCGTCCAGCGCATGAAGTTCCTGGAGACCTACTGCCACAAGCTGCTGAAGTGCGACCACGCGGTGACTCAGAGCTCCGAGGCGACTCACTTCTTCTTGCCCAACGACCACGACCTGCAGGCCGACTTCACCAAGAACAG CATCGTGATGCTGCTGTCTGACGATGTGCCCGATGGCGCCGCTGTGAGGCGTCAGCACGCCGCCAGCGTCACTCACCCGTTTGTCAGCCAGACTCACCGCTGCGTGGCTGCTTACGAGACAAAGGACACCAACAACCGGCCCTTTAAGGTGGCTGTGGACCAGGAGCTGGAGGTGCTGATCAAAGACCCGGCAG GCTGGTGGctggtggaggacgaggacaaaCACCTGGCCTGGTTTCCTGCTCCCTACCTGGAGTTGTGGGACCAAGAGGGCGgcggcgatgatgatgatggtgatgatggtgacgatgatgTATTCCCACTCGCAG GTGCCCTGTACTGTGCCGTGAGGAGTTACTCCAccaaggaggaggacgaggtgtCCGTGCCCATTGGCTCCGTGGTGGAAGTGCTGAGGAAGACCGATGACGGCTGGTGGTTCATCAG CTTCAATGGGAAGGCAGGTTACATCCCTTCCATGCACCTGCAACCCTACAACAACCCGCGGGCCGGCCTGTACAGCCTGCAGAGAAAGCTGCACGGTTCCACTCTGAACCTGGCGACCAGCAGGGATCTTCGGCCTCCTCGTCCAGCAGGCGTCCACCCGCGGCCGTATTCTGCCGGCCAGCCGGGGAGAGGGCCCAGCGAGCCAGGTCCCCTCAGAAAGGCCCGATCCCTGGACATCCTGTCCGAGGCCCAGTCGCAATCCATAACAGTGAGAGACGACTCCACCTCAGACGGCCGTGCACGCTGCATGAGCAGCACCGTCACCGACACCAGCTTCTCAAACAGCCCATCGTCCTCACGTTCAAGAGACAAGGACCCGCGTGAGAGTCCCACCGGCGGCCCTGCAGCCTCCCTGCAGCCCGGTGACGGGGGGAGCAGCGGCCCCATTAGCGTCCTCTCGGGCCGCCGTGGCTCCAGCACCAGCTCCAGCTCCGACAGGTCCAGCACCAGCTCCGACAGGTCCAGCACCAGCTCCGACAGGTCCAGCACCAGCTCCTACACCTCCGGGTCTGCGAGCTCCAGCGGAGGTGAGACGCCCTCAGCGGCTCCCAGGGTTCCCCCCAGACCCAAGACCGAGGAGATCCTGACCCGGTGCAGCACCATGACCCGCAGGGCCGCCATGGCCTCCAGAAGCCGGCTTCAGATCCAGCCGGAGTCCATCTACAGCCGCTAG
- the LOC120818852 gene encoding NADPH oxidase organizer 1 isoform X2 translates to MSGERRFVFSARVIGAVHRDSPKLRVFMISVLWSDKAEVIVYRSFSDFKKLHKQLKKRFQPVNTLKKNERVIPKFRGERSKCCPHIHAGPDPGAFLSAGQARRNSLQQKASQRCVQRMKFLETYCHKLLKCDHAVTQSSEATHFFLPNDHDLQADFTKNSIVMLLSDDVPDGAAVRRQHAASVTHPFVSQTHRCVAAYETKDTNNRPFKVAVDQELEVLIKDPAGWWLVEDEDKHLAWFPAPYLELWDQEGGGDDDDGDDGDDDVFPLAGALYCAVRSYSTKEEDEVSVPIGSVVEVLRKTDDGWWFISFNGKAGYIPSMHLQPYNNPRAGLYSLQRKLHGSTLNLATSRDLRPPRPAGVHPRPYSAGQPGRGPSEPGPLRKARSLDILSEAQSQSITVRDDSTSDGRARCMSSTVTDTSFSNSPSSSRSRDKDPRESPTGGPAASLQPGDGGSSGPISVLSGRRGSSTSSSSDRSSTSSDRSSTSSDRSSTSSYTSGSASSSGGETPSAAPRVPPRPKTEEILTRCSTMTRRAAMASRSRLQIQPESIYSR, encoded by the exons ATGTCCGGGGAAAGACGCTTCGTGTTCAGTGCCCGAGTGATCGGAGCCGTCCACAGGGACTCACCCAAGCTGAGG gtGTTCATGATATCGGTGTTGTGGTCCGACAAGGCTGAAGTTATTGTCTACAGGTCCTTCAGCGATTTCAAGAAACTTCAC AAGCAGCTGAAAAAGAGATTTCAACCCGTGAAcactttaaagaaaaacgaAAGAGTGATCCCCAAATTTAGAG GAGAACGCTCAAAATGTTGTCCTCACATCCATGCTGGTCCTGATCCTGGAGCGTTCCTCTCTGCAGGCCAGGCCAGGAGGAACAGCCTCCAGCAGAAAGCATCACAGCGATGCGTCCAGCGCATGAAGTTCCTGGAGACCTACTGCCACAAGCTGCTGAAGTGCGACCACGCGGTGACTCAGAGCTCCGAGGCGACTCACTTCTTCTTGCCCAACGACCACGACCTGCAGGCCGACTTCACCAAGAACAG CATCGTGATGCTGCTGTCTGACGATGTGCCCGATGGCGCCGCTGTGAGGCGTCAGCACGCCGCCAGCGTCACTCACCCGTTTGTCAGCCAGACTCACCGCTGCGTGGCTGCTTACGAGACAAAGGACACCAACAACCGGCCCTTTAAGGTGGCTGTGGACCAGGAGCTGGAGGTGCTGATCAAAGACCCGGCAG GCTGGTGGctggtggaggacgaggacaaaCACCTGGCCTGGTTTCCTGCTCCCTACCTGGAGTTGTGGGACCAAGAGGGCGgcggcgatgatgatgatggtgatgatggtgacgatgatgTATTCCCACTCGCAG GTGCCCTGTACTGTGCCGTGAGGAGTTACTCCAccaaggaggaggacgaggtgtCCGTGCCCATTGGCTCCGTGGTGGAAGTGCTGAGGAAGACCGATGACGGCTGGTGGTTCATCAG CTTCAATGGGAAGGCAGGTTACATCCCTTCCATGCACCTGCAACCCTACAACAACCCGCGGGCCGGCCTGTACAGCCTGCAGAGAAAGCTGCACGGTTCCACTCTGAACCTGGCGACCAGCAGGGATCTTCGGCCTCCTCGTCCAGCAGGCGTCCACCCGCGGCCGTATTCTGCCGGCCAGCCGGGGAGAGGGCCCAGCGAGCCAGGTCCCCTCAGAAAGGCCCGATCCCTGGACATCCTGTCCGAGGCCCAGTCGCAATCCATAACAGTGAGAGACGACTCCACCTCAGACGGCCGTGCACGCTGCATGAGCAGCACCGTCACCGACACCAGCTTCTCAAACAGCCCATCGTCCTCACGTTCAAGAGACAAGGACCCGCGTGAGAGTCCCACCGGCGGCCCTGCAGCCTCCCTGCAGCCCGGTGACGGGGGGAGCAGCGGCCCCATTAGCGTCCTCTCGGGCCGCCGTGGCTCCAGCACCAGCTCCAGCTCCGACAGGTCCAGCACCAGCTCCGACAGGTCCAGCACCAGCTCCGACAGGTCCAGCACCAGCTCCTACACCTCCGGGTCTGCGAGCTCCAGCGGAGGTGAGACGCCCTCAGCGGCTCCCAGGGTTCCCCCCAGACCCAAGACCGAGGAGATCCTGACCCGGTGCAGCACCATGACCCGCAGGGCCGCCATGGCCTCCAGAAGCCGGCTTCAGATCCAGCCGGAGTCCATCTACAGCCGCTAG